GGACGCAAAATCCCGTCGGCACCCGGGCGTCGTGGTACAACGCCGCCAGCCTGCACACCGGCGGGGCGAACTTCGTCTTCGCCGACGGGTCGGTCCACTTCATCAACCAGAGCATCGACATCCCCTCACTGACGTACCTCTGCCGGTCGGCGGACGGGATGGTCATCCCGAACCCGCCGCAGTAACCCCGGGCCCGCAACAGGAGCAGACCGATGAGGCGACTTTGGTTCGCCGCGGCGGCCGCGATGCTCGCGGCCGCCGGCGGCTGTGGCGACGGGCTGAAGCGGGTGTCGGTGCAGGGCAAACTCACCGCCGGCGGCCAACCGCTCGCCGGCGCCACCGTGCAGTTCATTCCCTCGAACGCGGTCGCCGGGGAGGGTGGGATCGGCCGGACGGACGCCGACGGCGCCTTCACTCTGACCGGCTCGCGAAACGGGGCCAAGGGGGTCGTCCCCGGCCAGTACAAGGTCCGGGTCAGCCGGCTGGTCGCCCGCGACGGCACGGCCCTACCGCCCGACGCCAAGCAGGCCGACAACCCCGGTTGCCGCGAGTCGGTCCCCGCGAAGTACACGTCCGTGGACGGGTCGCCCCTGAACGCCACGGTTCCCGAGGCGGGCGGGGCTTTGACCATCGAGATCCCGGAGCCGCTGGCCGGGAAGAAGTAAGCGGGCGATGGGTGTGGTCGCGGGCAGGCGTCCCCGGGCTCCCGCCCGGGTCTACGTCCGGCCGCCCCGGAGGGGCGGTAAACCCTGCCCTCGTCTGCTCACTTTGCAATGGGACGGCGGTGTCTTCCGCCCCTCCGGGGCGGCCGGACGTAGACCCGGGCGGGAGCCCGGGGACACCGGGCGCCGACTGACACCTTATGCGGAGAACCCACCGTGTCGACGTACACCATCGTTCGTTTCGGGTGCGCGGGGATCATCTGCCTCGCGGCGCTGGCCGCGGGCTGTCAGCCGAAGGGGGGCGACGTCCCGGTCCCGACGGTCGTTGCGCCGGTCTCGTCCGACCCGGGCGAGATCGAACTGTCCGAGCCGAAGGTTACACTGGTCGAGCCGAAACTGGTCCAGTTCGAGATCCATTACAAGTTCACCAAGGGGCAGCCCGACAAGTTTTACTCGTGCGACCTGTCATTCCCCGGCACCTCCAACGTCGGCGTCCGACGGATGGAAAGCTGGGAATTGAAGCCCGAAGGGGTCATTCGCGACCGGATTGTTTTGTCCAAGGAGGGGGCCAAGATGTTCGAGATCGTCGTGTCCGAAAGCCCGTCGCCGCGGGAGCATTACAAGAAAATCTCGAACGTTGCGAAGGGCTCCGTGCAATAGCGTACGCGGCCGCACGGGTCGCGCCGCGACCTGGGAGCAGCTCTGTCAGTCGCACAGTTCGTCGATCGGTTTGCCGTCTGGCAGGACGCTGACGGGGCGGCCGGTGCTGGTCAGGTACTGGGCGTTCGGGTCGACGCCGAGGTGCCGGTAGACGGTGGCGAGGACGTCCAGCGGCGTCTTCGGGTTGGCTTTGGGGAACGCGCCCTTCTCGTCCGAGGAACCGACCACCCGGCCGCCCTTGATCGGCCCGCCGGCGAAGGCGCCACTGAACACGTTCGGGTAGTGGTCGCGGCCGGCGTCGTTGTTGACCTTCGGCGTGCGGCCGAACTCGCCCCAGGCCAGCACCAGCGTCGTCGCGAGCAGGCCGCGGCGGTCGAGGTCGGTGATGAGGGCGTGGTACGCCCGGTCCCACCGCGGCAGGAACCCGTCGCGGAGCGACTCGAACCCTTTGACGTGCGTGTCCCACCACCGCAAATCCACCGTCACCACCCGCACGCCGGCTTCGACCAACCGCCGGGCGAGCAGCATCCGCTGGGCCCAGTTCGGACAGCCGCACCGGTTCGACGCCTTCGGGTCGAACGCGGGCATGAGCCCGTATTCTTCGCGGATCGCCTTCGGTTCCTTGTCCAAATCGAACGCCTCTCGGGCGGCCGGGGAGGTGACGATTTCCCACGCGTTCCGCTGGAAGCGGTCCATCGCGTCGACCTGGCCGGACGCGTCAAGGTCGCGGCGGAGGGTGTCGAAATCGTGGAGCAACCCCTTGCGGTCGCCGACCCGGTCGACGGTGACGCCAGCGGGCATCTCGAAGTTCGGCAGCTTGAACGGCGCCCCGGTCGCGGCCGGGTCGACCTGCGTCTCGAACGGCTTGTGCGCGACGCCGAGGTACGCCGACCCGGCGCCCGGGACGGAGCGGGGGATCATCACGTAGGTCGGCAATTTCGGGTTCAGGTGGCCGAGCTGCTTGGACGCGATAGACCCCAGGCTCGGGTGGACGTTCTCGTCCGGGTTCGGGCCGGGGCCGTAGCCGGTGAAGCAGAGTTGGTCGCCGGTGCTGTGGCCGGCGTCGCCGTGGTAGAGGCTGCGGACGATCGACCACTTGGACATAATCTTCCCGGAGAGCGGGAGCATGTCCGTCAGGTTGATCCCCGGAACGGCGGACGGCTTGGTGCCGAATTCGCCGCGGTATTCGGCCGGCGCGTCCGGCTTCGGGTCCCACATATCAATGTGACTTGGCCCGCCGCGCATCCAGAGCAGGATCAGTGAGTTCGGCCGCGCGCTGGGCGACCGCGCATCCGCGCGGAGGACATCGGCGAGCGACAGGCCGCCCACGCCGAGGGCACCGGCGTGCAAAAACCCACGGCGGTCCGGCCGGCGGAGGGATTGGCGAAATTCGGGACACCCGACGCGGTCGGGTACGGGGGCAGGCATCAATCGGCCTCCGAAGGTGGGAGGAGGCAAAGGCGGGTAGGTAGGATCGACGAAAGAGATTATGACACCCCCGCCAGCTTGACGCAAGCAGGGGACGAAAGACGGATGGCCACAAAGAGGCACAAAAATTAAGACGCGGCAAAGACAGAAGATGCCGCCGTCGAATTTCTGTCTTGTCCGGATGCCATAATTTTTGTGCTTTCTTGTGCCTCTTTGTGGCCATTCTTCTTGGCTTTCATCATCCGGAGGAACTACGATTCGCCTCGGCCGCACAGTCCGGGCAGGCGTTCGCTTCGCGGGCGGTCTCCCACCCGACGCCGCCCGGGTCATTCGTTTTGTGTTCCTTGATCTTACCGTTGCTGTCCGGGCGATAGATCACGTTGGCGTGAAGGCGGAACGAGTAGCGTTTCGGCCGGCGCTGGAGGACGACCCGGACCGGCGGGGTCCGCGGCGGGACGACCTTGCTGCAAATCTGACACACGAACATGGAGGAGCCGAGACGCCGTCTCTGTAAAGGAGCGGCGTGCCGCCGGGGTGGCTCACGGCCCGGCGGATCGGGTATGCCCGTTCGCGAACGAACGGGCAGAAAGAGCCCGGAGGCACTATGCCTCGGGAATCATTCCAGGTTGTAAAAAAGGTTGCTGCGATCGGGGATTAGTGGCCAGTTCTCACCATAACGGCGAGTTTTTGTCGGCCTGCGGGACTACGGGATTTCTGACCGAATCATACCAGCACGGCAGGCGCTTTCAAGTTCGCCCGCCAGGACGGCTCACATCCCGGTCGTTTCCTCGATCCGCCCGTTTCGCCACGCGCGGTTGACGCTCCACCGGTAGAACCACTGCGACAGGGCCACGAGTACGACCGTCGTCCCGGCTAGCGCGAGAGCCAGCTCGGTATTCGTCCACGAGGCGAGCGGCGAGGCGGCGAGGGGCGAACCGGGCGGGGGCGGGCCGGTGATCGCGCGGCGCATGCCCTCCAGCCAGTAGGTCGTCGGCAGCGCCATGCCGATGGCCTGGAGCCAGGGCGGAAGGACCGAGATAGGGAACACGACGCCGGACAGGAAGTAAATCACCCCGGCGATGCCTTCACTCAGGAACATCGCGTTCCGGGCCATGTTCAGCACCGCGGACGCCAGCAACATCCCGCACGACCAGAGCATGACCGTTCCGATCGCCAGGAAGACGATCAACCACAGGGGGTCGAAGGACGAGAAGTGGAGGGCGTCGCGGATCTCGGGGACGGCCAACCCGGCCGAGATCGTAATCACCCCGCCGACCACGCCCTCCAGCGCCCGCGCCAGGCCGCGGCCGACGAAGTACGCCTGGAACTGCGCCGGGCTGATGAAGATGTACTTCAGCATCCGGTAGCTCTCGCGGTCCGAGATGACGACGTAACTCATCCCGAACATGACCGCCCCGACCAGGCCGTAACACGCGTTCGACACGTAGATGTACGGCAAGAACTCGGGCGGCACCCGCGTCGGCACGGCACCGTTGGCCGCGGCGTACTTGACCGCGAAGAACATGCAGACCAGCATCAGCGAGCCGCAGATCGGTTTCACGACGAGGTACAAGAGGACGAGCCGCAGGTCGGCCCAGTTGGACTCGATTTGCCAACCGAGCCAGGTCGACCAGGACAGGGTGCGCAGAGGTTCGATCATGCTATCAGGATATGGAGTTGACGGTTCGGTCCCGTTGGACTCCCGGCTTTAGCCGGTGTAGTCTCGAACCGGCTGAAACCGGGAGTCCAACGGGACCGAACCGTCAACCGGTTTTGCAGTCCGTCTCATGTGCCAGACCAGCCCGCCGATCATGAGGAAGGACGCCCAGAGGTAGTTGCCGTAGGCCTGGATGTAGTGGGGTACTTCCATCGTGAAGATCATGATCGCGAACAAGACGACCGAGACGGCCAGGATCGCCCACGTCCCCCGGCGGACGGCGCGGGCGGGGTCGACGACCGCCCGGTGGACCAACACGGTGACCGGGTAAAGGAGCCACACGAAGTAGTAGTAGTAGGCGATCGGCGACGCCAGGACCATCAGCGTGATGAGTACGCCCCACTCGGCCGAATCCGACGTGGGCGTCCGCCGGTGGTACGCCGGCATGATCAGGATAAATCCCAACCCGATCGCCGCGGCGACGAACATTATGACGACCCCGGCCGCCGTCGGGCTGAGATCGAGGAAGTTGACGTACAAGGGCGTGTGCGGGGCGTACGTCCCGTCCGGCAGTTTCTCCCGGACGGCGTCCCCGTCCGCGTCGACCGGCCGCAGGAACCGGTGCCCGACCGAGAAGAGCGACTGGTTCTTCCACGCCTGGGCCTGCGCGGCCCGCTGGCCGAGTCCTTCCGCGTCCGTCCGCGGGATCATCCGCGACGCCCACAACTGGAGTTCGTCCAGGTTCCGCTCGAACCCGCGGAACGGCGCCGGGACGAGGACCAACAACACGACCGTGCCCACCAGCATCGACGCGGCGGCCGTCCAGTACCGCCGCCACAAGAGGTAGCAAATGATGACGACCGGGAACGCCTTGATGGCCGCCGCGGTCGCGAACAGGGCGCCGCCCGCGATCTCGCGGCCGCTCCGCAAGCACGCCAGTCCGCCCAGCACCAACCCGAGCAGCATCAGGTTCGGCTGCCCGACATGGAACATGTCGTAAACGAACAGCGCCCACAGGGTCGACGGCACGAGCACAGTCGTCACGTCGACCGGGCCGTCGCCGGCCGCGAGGCGTGACGCCAGCCAGACGCACGCGGTCCAACTCAGGATGTTGACGACCACCAGGAAGAGAACGCACCCGTATGGCCCGAGACTGCTGGGGATCGCCAGCAGCAGGGCGGCGAACGGCGGATACAGGAACGGAAACGGGTTGTCCGGCTTGGTCGGGTAGAGGGGCAAGCCGTCGAGTACGTACCCGCCGCGCTCGTACCAGAGCGGGTAGTCCTTGCTGCCGCCCCGCGACCACTTGGCCTCGAATTTGGCCAGCGGTTGGCCGGGGAAGTCGGGAGGATTTGCGGGATCAATGCCGTACAAGATTTTGACCTGGTCGTCTCTCGCAATACCGCGGAACTGGGAAACGATGGGAAAGACGGACAGCACCGCGTTCGCGATGGCGAACATCACCATGAGCGCTGTACGAGTCCGCGCGGACGAAGTCACTGGAGAGTCCTGGGTCGTTCCGGTGGGCGCGGACGGACCACGGGCCGCGACACTACACACGAGACGAGCGGCCCACTGAAACCTTATCGGACTATCAGGCGTTGAAAAGTGAGAAAACCTTCAGAGCCGCTATCCCTGAGACACTTCGTCAGCTTTCTCACTTCCAAAGTCTCCGCGCTTCACTCACACGCAACAGAGCGGCCGGTGCGGAGACCGGGCCGGTCGATGGCTCCCAGACTTTTTCGGAGCAGGTCCGCGCCGGGGGTTCGATTGGTTTGGCGGGTTCACGGGTGCCGAGACGGGCGTGGGGCCAGAAGGGTTGGCGGCGCGATCGGCCGACCGCTCGGCCGGCGCGGGAACAGCGGCCGACCGGGGTTCGACCCGGTGAGACGTGCTGGGGCCAACGCCAGGGACCGGATTGGCGGCGGACGAAGCCGGCATCTCGCGGCCCGGGGCGCACGGTGCCGCGATCGGGCTGGTCGGAGTGGCCGGAGTTGCTGGTGTCGCCGGGACGGGGATCCGGACAGGCTCGGGCGAGTGGGCCGACTCGGTTGGCAGCGGGGAAATCGGTGACACGTCCTTCGACGAGTTCACCGTGCTATTCGCCGCGGCGACCGGCGGTTGTTGTTCGCTCGGTTCGGTATTCGGTTCCGCCAGGGCTGAGAGACGCATCAGTTCTTCGAGTTCGTCTTCGTCTTCGGCCGGCTCGAACGTCTTGTTTTTGGCGTATTCCGGGCAGTGCCGTTCGAGCCACCAGGCGGCCGCCTTCCAGTCCTTATGCGCGGCTTTCCGGACGATCTCGACGCATTCCAGGACCGCTCTCGCCTCGGCCCGCAGGACGTTCACGCGAAATTCGCGGTACTCCAGGTCCGCGTTCGGCAACAGTCCGAGCCGGAGCCAGAGCTGGAGGGTGCGCGGGCTGACCCCGGCCCTCTCGGCCGCCGTCCTCCGGGTCGTCCCGCCCTCCAGCATCATCAGAATGATCTTCTGGGCCAGTGGCGTCAATTTGGTCGGGCGGCCCCGCTCTCCCTCGGCCATCGCGGCCCCTCCGGAACGTCATTCGCGGAATGCGGTCGTCTCCAACGCAGACTAACCTCCGCGGGGCGCGGCGGCGGGGATTTTCCTGCGGGTCATCGTGGGGCCGGGTGACCGGCGGGGATTTTTTGGTATTTTTTGCGCTAAAAACCGCGTTTCTGGCGGACATGCATGGGCAAGGATCGCGATGGACCTGGATGCACGAGAACCGGGTCAAGCGGTTCCTGTAGGTTTAGGAGGTGTCGCGGCAGCACATTCCGAACTTCATATTGCCCGAGTCCGGATGACCTACGCCGTCTCCGGGTTCACCGGCGGGATGTTCGTCGGCTGACCGACCTGCACGCACGCCCTGGGATCGCGGCCAGGCTGGGGGCTTGACTGTATGTAGGCAGCCCAGGTGTCATCTCTTTACCCGATAACGGCCGCACCGGACCGTCCATGATCGCCAGCGTTTTCACGCAGGACGTTGTAGGGCAAGGGAACACCGTGTAAAAACTTGGGCAGTTGGCTCATCATCTCACGTGCCTCGATTTCCTCATTTTCCGTGTTTCCGAGGAAAGTCAAACGGCCGCACCCCTAACCAGCCGGGTATTCCAATTCTGTCACGCTCTGGCGTGTAAGCCGCGCTTCAAAGTTGCGTTCGGCTTTGAGCCTCTCTGCGCTCGCGTCGTCCTCTGTTGACCAACCCATGGCGTCGAGATAACCCAGTTCACAAACATCAATGGTGTCCGGTTCACTTTCCACGAACCCGATCCCGATCACCGTATCGCCCTTTCCGATCGTGTGCCGCGCCAGACCAATGCGATCGTTGAGCACGGCGAGACGATGATCGCGGTCTTCCGTGGGCTTGAAGAAGATGAGGACGTAGATGGCGCCGCTGTCACCACACATTGTTCGTGACCGGAACGGGGAGTTCATTGCCTGCTCGACGAACTCCCTCATC
The Fimbriiglobus ruber genome window above contains:
- a CDS encoding carboxypeptidase-like regulatory domain-containing protein, translating into MRRLWFAAAAAMLAAAGGCGDGLKRVSVQGKLTAGGQPLAGATVQFIPSNAVAGEGGIGRTDADGAFTLTGSRNGAKGVVPGQYKVRVSRLVARDGTALPPDAKQADNPGCRESVPAKYTSVDGSPLNATVPEAGGALTIEIPEPLAGKK
- a CDS encoding DUF1501 domain-containing protein, whose protein sequence is MPAPVPDRVGCPEFRQSLRRPDRRGFLHAGALGVGGLSLADVLRADARSPSARPNSLILLWMRGGPSHIDMWDPKPDAPAEYRGEFGTKPSAVPGINLTDMLPLSGKIMSKWSIVRSLYHGDAGHSTGDQLCFTGYGPGPNPDENVHPSLGSIASKQLGHLNPKLPTYVMIPRSVPGAGSAYLGVAHKPFETQVDPAATGAPFKLPNFEMPAGVTVDRVGDRKGLLHDFDTLRRDLDASGQVDAMDRFQRNAWEIVTSPAAREAFDLDKEPKAIREEYGLMPAFDPKASNRCGCPNWAQRMLLARRLVEAGVRVVTVDLRWWDTHVKGFESLRDGFLPRWDRAYHALITDLDRRGLLATTLVLAWGEFGRTPKVNNDAGRDHYPNVFSGAFAGGPIKGGRVVGSSDEKGAFPKANPKTPLDVLATVYRHLGVDPNAQYLTSTGRPVSVLPDGKPIDELCD
- a CDS encoding ABC transporter permease; translated protein: MIEPLRTLSWSTWLGWQIESNWADLRLVLLYLVVKPICGSLMLVCMFFAVKYAAANGAVPTRVPPEFLPYIYVSNACYGLVGAVMFGMSYVVISDRESYRMLKYIFISPAQFQAYFVGRGLARALEGVVGGVITISAGLAVPEIRDALHFSSFDPLWLIVFLAIGTVMLWSCGMLLASAVLNMARNAMFLSEGIAGVIYFLSGVVFPISVLPPWLQAIGMALPTTYWLEGMRRAITGPPPPGSPLAASPLASWTNTELALALAGTTVVLVALSQWFYRWSVNRAWRNGRIEETTGM
- a CDS encoding glycosyltransferase family 87 protein produces the protein MVMFAIANAVLSVFPIVSQFRGIARDDQVKILYGIDPANPPDFPGQPLAKFEAKWSRGGSKDYPLWYERGGYVLDGLPLYPTKPDNPFPFLYPPFAALLLAIPSSLGPYGCVLFLVVVNILSWTACVWLASRLAAGDGPVDVTTVLVPSTLWALFVYDMFHVGQPNLMLLGLVLGGLACLRSGREIAGGALFATAAAIKAFPVVIICYLLWRRYWTAAASMLVGTVVLLVLVPAPFRGFERNLDELQLWASRMIPRTDAEGLGQRAAQAQAWKNQSLFSVGHRFLRPVDADGDAVREKLPDGTYAPHTPLYVNFLDLSPTAAGVVIMFVAAAIGLGFILIMPAYHRRTPTSDSAEWGVLITLMVLASPIAYYYYFVWLLYPVTVLVHRAVVDPARAVRRGTWAILAVSVVLFAIMIFTMEVPHYIQAYGNYLWASFLMIGGLVWHMRRTAKPVDGSVPLDSRFQPVRDYTG